The following are encoded together in the Blattabacterium cuenoti BPAA genome:
- a CDS encoding ATP-dependent Clp protease ATP-binding subunit, whose amino-acid sequence MIYHYSSNSIKKIFLSSPYSDEDIENDSSSSSYGSGGSGTGSGYYGGIKSKTPVLDNFGRDLNSIAMEGKLDPVVGRDKEVERVSQILSRRKKNNPLLIGEPGVGKSAIAEGLALRIVQKKVSRVLYNKRVVVLDLASLVAGTKYRGQFEERMKAIINESEKNKGLILFIDEIHTMIGAGGTTGSLDASNIFKPALARGDIQCIGATTLNEYRQYIEKDGALERRFQKIIVHPSSEEETIEILRKIKGKYESHHNVIYTEKAIKACVYLTGRYIIDRFLPDKAIDALDEAGSRVHIKNIKVPQEIVFLEKELESIRKEKSKVVKSQKYEEAARLRDTEKRIEKQLMKAQKEWEESSKKNKEIVSEENVEEVVSMMSGVPINKIAQAEMKKLSKMIDILREKIVGQDEAVEKIVRAVQRNRTGLKDPNSPIGSFIFLGQTGVGKTYLAKIFAKELFDSEESLIRIDMSEYMEKFSVSRLIGAPPGYVGYEEGGQLTEIIRRRPYSVILLDEIEKAHHEVFNVLLQMLDYGCVTDSIGRKINFKNTVIIFTSNTGTQQLKEFGQGIGFHTQARKLNNYIQNVLEQALKRTFSPEFLNRIDDIIIFNSLTRENISKITRIELNKIIFHVSNLGYELVLLPEVIDFIQKKGFDQEYGARPLKRVIERFIKNPISEYIISEKLKKGDKISLKMDKNNDNVEVFIHQKK is encoded by the coding sequence ATGATTTATCATTATTCGTCAAACAGTATTAAAAAAATTTTTTTATCTTCTCCTTATTCCGATGAAGATATTGAAAATGACAGTTCTTCCTCTTCTTATGGATCTGGAGGGAGCGGAACAGGTTCTGGTTATTATGGAGGGATAAAAAGTAAAACTCCTGTTTTGGATAATTTTGGAAGAGATTTGAATTCCATAGCTATGGAAGGAAAATTAGATCCCGTAGTAGGTAGAGATAAAGAAGTTGAACGTGTTTCTCAAATATTGAGTAGAAGAAAAAAAAATAATCCTCTTCTTATAGGAGAACCTGGAGTAGGAAAATCTGCTATTGCTGAAGGATTAGCATTACGTATTGTGCAAAAAAAAGTTTCCAGAGTCTTGTACAATAAGAGAGTGGTTGTATTAGATTTAGCAAGTTTAGTTGCTGGAACTAAATATAGAGGTCAATTTGAAGAAAGAATGAAAGCCATTATCAATGAATCGGAGAAAAATAAAGGTCTAATTCTTTTTATAGATGAAATTCATACTATGATTGGAGCAGGAGGAACTACTGGTTCTTTAGACGCTTCTAATATCTTTAAGCCAGCTTTAGCAAGGGGAGATATTCAATGTATAGGGGCAACAACACTCAATGAATATAGACAATATATAGAAAAAGATGGAGCCTTAGAAAGGAGATTTCAAAAAATCATTGTTCACCCTTCTTCTGAGGAAGAAACTATAGAGATTTTAAGAAAAATAAAAGGAAAATATGAAAGTCATCATAACGTTATTTATACAGAAAAAGCGATAAAAGCTTGTGTCTATCTTACTGGACGATATATTATAGATCGTTTTTTACCAGATAAAGCCATTGATGCTTTAGATGAAGCAGGTTCTCGTGTTCATATTAAAAACATAAAAGTTCCACAGGAAATAGTTTTTTTAGAGAAAGAATTAGAAAGTATTCGAAAAGAAAAATCAAAAGTAGTTAAAAGTCAAAAATACGAAGAAGCGGCACGTTTACGTGATACAGAAAAACGTATTGAAAAACAATTAATGAAAGCCCAAAAAGAGTGGGAAGAATCTTCTAAAAAGAATAAAGAAATTGTATCCGAAGAGAATGTTGAAGAAGTGGTCTCAATGATGAGTGGGGTTCCAATCAATAAAATAGCTCAAGCTGAAATGAAAAAATTGAGCAAAATGATAGATATTTTAAGAGAAAAAATAGTAGGACAAGATGAAGCGGTAGAAAAAATAGTAAGAGCAGTTCAAAGAAATAGAACTGGATTGAAAGATCCTAATTCTCCTATAGGTTCTTTTATTTTCTTAGGACAAACAGGGGTAGGAAAAACTTATTTAGCAAAAATTTTTGCTAAAGAATTATTTGATTCAGAAGAATCATTGATTCGTATAGATATGAGTGAATATATGGAAAAATTTTCTGTATCCCGATTAATCGGAGCTCCTCCAGGTTATGTGGGGTATGAAGAAGGAGGACAATTAACAGAAATCATACGTCGTAGACCTTATTCTGTAATATTATTAGATGAGATAGAAAAAGCACATCATGAAGTATTTAATGTTTTGTTACAAATGTTAGATTATGGGTGTGTTACAGATAGTATTGGAAGAAAAATAAATTTTAAAAATACCGTGATTATTTTTACTTCAAATACGGGAACACAACAATTAAAAGAGTTTGGTCAAGGAATCGGTTTTCATACTCAAGCAAGAAAATTAAATAATTATATACAAAATGTACTGGAACAAGCTTTAAAACGTACTTTTTCTCCTGAATTCTTAAATAGAATAGATGATATTATTATTTTTAATTCTTTAACAAGAGAAAATATATCAAAAATAACTCGTATTGAATTAAACAAAATAATTTTTCATGTGTCTAATTTAGGTTATGAATTGGTATTACTTCCTGAAGTAATAGATTTTATTCAAAAAAAAGGATTTGATCAAGAATATGGAGCACGTCCTTTAAAAAGAGTAATAGAAAGATTTATAAAAAATCCTATATCGGAATATATAATTAGTGAAAAATTAAAAAAAGGAGATAAAATTTCACTAAAAATGGATAAAAATAATGACAATGTAGAAGTATTTATTCATCAAAAAAAATGA
- a CDS encoding ABC transporter ATP-binding protein, translating to MIQAKNIYKSFGKDKILKGVNIMVKEGSIVCILGESGAGKSTLLHILGTLEKPTINKKIKPIIKINKKEILSLTDKELSILRNQKIGFIFQTPQLFPEFTVLENICLPGFINKKNVKKKAINLLKELNLYKYENSKIEELSGGQKQRVSVARALINDPKIIFADEPSGNLDIKNAEKLHNFFSFLNFKLKQTFLIVTHNLQLANMADEKLKIENGILYKIDK from the coding sequence ATGATTCAGGCTAAAAATATTTACAAATCTTTTGGAAAAGACAAAATTTTAAAAGGAGTAAATATCATGGTAAAAGAAGGGAGTATAGTATGTATTTTAGGGGAATCTGGAGCAGGAAAAAGTACTTTATTACATATTTTAGGAACTTTAGAAAAACCAACGATAAATAAAAAAATAAAACCGATTATAAAAATTAATAAAAAAGAAATATTATCTCTTACAGACAAAGAACTTTCTATTTTAAGAAATCAAAAAATCGGTTTTATTTTTCAAACTCCTCAACTTTTTCCTGAATTTACTGTATTAGAAAATATATGTTTACCAGGGTTTATCAACAAAAAAAATGTAAAAAAAAAAGCTATAAATCTATTAAAAGAATTAAATCTATATAAGTATGAAAATTCAAAAATAGAAGAATTATCTGGAGGTCAAAAACAGAGAGTTTCTGTAGCAAGAGCTTTGATTAATGATCCAAAAATCATTTTTGCAGATGAACCTTCTGGAAATTTAGATATAAAAAACGCAGAAAAATTACATAATTTTTTTTCTTTCCTGAATTTCAAACTCAAACAAACTTTTTTAATTGTTACTCATAACTTACAATTAGCAAATATGGCTGATGAAAAACTAAAAATAGAAAATGGAATATTATACAAGATTGATAAATAA
- the odhB gene encoding 2-oxoglutarate dehydrogenase complex dihydrolipoyllysine-residue succinyltransferase codes for MIIQIKVPSPGESITEVEVSTWLVKNGDYVHKGQIIAEIDSDKATLEISSEENGIITIMVEKGEKVRVGDVLCIIESSNKEDTKKHKKKIVQDKKDHVEKVSPTNKKIKIPSPASRKILKEKKISIESVIGTGKHGRITKKDCIFHLEKNETSIIPNNRPPITTMYNRSETKTPLSSLRRKLSERLVYVKNQTASLTTFNEVDMLKIFIIRKKYKDLFKKKHGVNLGLMSFFTLSCVRALKLYPDVNAMISEKEKINFEYYDISIAISGPKGLMVPVIRNAEHLSFREIEQEIYKLSTRVHNGKISIDEMTGGTFTITNGGIFGSMLSTPIINPPQSAILGMHKIMERPVVVNGSIEIRPIMYLALSYDHRIIDGRESVGFLVSVKESIENPIKFLMGGSEETLSKKLEL; via the coding sequence ATGATAATACAGATAAAAGTTCCTTCTCCAGGAGAATCAATCACAGAGGTAGAAGTTTCCACATGGCTCGTAAAAAACGGAGACTATGTTCATAAAGGTCAAATAATAGCAGAAATAGATTCAGATAAAGCGACTTTAGAAATTTCTTCAGAAGAAAATGGAATAATCACTATTATGGTAGAAAAAGGAGAAAAAGTACGAGTTGGAGATGTTTTATGTATTATCGAATCTTCTAATAAAGAAGATACAAAAAAACATAAAAAAAAAATTGTTCAAGACAAAAAAGATCATGTTGAAAAAGTTTCTCCTACAAATAAAAAGATTAAAATTCCTTCTCCAGCTTCAAGAAAAATTTTGAAAGAAAAAAAGATTTCTATAGAATCTGTTATAGGTACTGGAAAACATGGAAGAATAACAAAAAAAGATTGCATTTTTCATTTAGAAAAAAATGAAACTTCTATTATTCCTAATAATAGACCACCTATTACAACAATGTATAATAGATCGGAAACCAAAACTCCTCTTTCTTCTTTAAGAAGAAAACTTTCCGAAAGATTAGTTTATGTAAAAAATCAAACCGCTTCTCTTACCACATTTAATGAAGTAGATATGCTAAAAATTTTTATTATTAGAAAAAAATATAAAGATCTTTTTAAGAAAAAACATGGGGTCAATTTGGGTTTGATGTCTTTTTTTACTCTTTCTTGTGTTAGAGCTTTAAAACTTTATCCAGATGTCAATGCCATGATTAGTGAAAAAGAAAAAATTAATTTTGAATATTATGATATTAGTATTGCTATATCTGGGCCTAAAGGATTAATGGTTCCCGTAATTAGAAATGCAGAACATCTATCATTTCGTGAAATAGAACAAGAAATATATAAATTATCAACACGGGTTCATAATGGAAAAATTTCTATAGATGAGATGACAGGAGGAACTTTTACTATTACTAATGGAGGGATTTTTGGTTCTATGTTATCTACTCCGATTATAAATCCACCACAAAGTGCCATATTAGGAATGCATAAAATTATGGAAAGACCTGTAGTGGTTAATGGATCTATTGAAATACGTCCTATCATGTATTTAGCTCTTTCTTATGATCATAGAATCATTGATGGTAGAGAATCTGTAGGATTTTTAGTTTCTGTCAAGGAGTCTATAGAAAATCCTATAAAATTTTTGATGGGTGGAAGTGAAGAAACTCTTTCTAAGAAATTAGAATTATGA
- a CDS encoding AAA family ATPase, whose amino-acid sequence MNKVFSVLSEKYKPIKWNEVIGQKDIILILKKAIQENRLSQILFFFGPEGVGKNTCARILSNELNSFSELKYYSLNRFEINGLLNDSLEHIYKIINQFRFFPKLGKYNTFIINNVHMVPQCFFNFFIRFIEEKHPHVLFIFCGTEEKKIPKLILSRCQVFEFKRISTKEIFLHLRMIAEKENIEVENEALLILSKHVKGSISKAIYLFDRLILYNKNSEKKISKEFLIQKLGIIDVKYYFKIVDYLLDKKIHKIFILLDKILQNKVNSYDLIIGLTKHFRNLFLSKNYETISILKLKKEIIFSYIAQSKKMSYFFLMNALSICLRLKKEYEKFNQSYRLTIEIYIIQLAYLFDNHKNEKSFLIEEEKKNEKSFLIEEEKKNEKFSDFKEDEKIQCLQKNWIKFLQKYSGKINPIYLFFLKNEIQFQIEKNKIFLVFPSKLGNYNFLLIQTHFFKYFKEKFNYPHLEFEIVKKNSSTIEQYNLLYHKNKLIETLIERLNLKISSYEIQGKKKFL is encoded by the coding sequence ATGAATAAAGTTTTTTCTGTATTATCTGAAAAATATAAACCTATAAAATGGAATGAAGTAATAGGACAAAAAGATATAATTCTGATTTTAAAAAAAGCAATACAGGAAAATCGTTTATCTCAAATCTTATTTTTTTTTGGTCCAGAAGGAGTAGGAAAGAATACATGTGCACGAATTTTATCCAATGAATTAAATTCTTTTTCAGAATTAAAATATTATTCTTTGAATAGATTTGAAATTAATGGATTGTTGAATGATTCATTAGAACATATTTATAAAATAATTAATCAATTTCGTTTTTTTCCTAAATTAGGAAAATATAATACATTCATAATTAATAATGTACATATGGTTCCTCAATGTTTTTTCAATTTTTTTATAAGATTTATAGAAGAAAAACATCCACATGTCTTATTTATTTTTTGTGGAACAGAAGAAAAAAAAATTCCAAAATTGATTTTATCACGTTGTCAAGTTTTTGAATTCAAAAGGATTTCTACAAAAGAAATTTTTTTACATTTAAGAATGATTGCTGAAAAAGAAAATATAGAAGTAGAAAATGAAGCCTTATTAATTTTATCAAAACATGTAAAAGGATCTATCAGTAAAGCTATTTATTTATTTGATAGATTGATTCTATATAATAAAAATAGTGAAAAAAAAATATCCAAAGAATTCCTAATTCAAAAATTAGGAATTATTGACGTAAAGTACTATTTCAAAATAGTAGATTATCTTTTAGATAAAAAAATACATAAAATATTCATTTTATTGGATAAAATTTTACAAAATAAAGTAAATTCTTATGATTTAATTATAGGATTAACCAAACATTTCAGAAATTTATTTTTATCTAAAAATTATGAAACAATTTCTATTTTGAAATTAAAAAAAGAGATCATATTCTCTTACATTGCACAATCAAAAAAAATGTCTTATTTTTTTTTAATGAATGCTTTAAGCATTTGTCTTAGATTGAAAAAAGAATATGAAAAGTTTAATCAAAGTTATAGATTAACAATTGAAATTTATATAATACAATTGGCATATTTATTCGATAATCATAAAAATGAAAAATCCTTCTTAATAGAAGAAGAAAAAAAAAATGAAAAATCCTTCTTAATAGAAGAAGAAAAAAAAAATGAAAAATTTTCTGATTTCAAAGAAGATGAAAAAATTCAATGTTTACAAAAAAATTGGATAAAATTTTTACAGAAATATTCTGGAAAAATAAATCCTATTTATTTATTTTTTTTGAAAAATGAAATACAATTTCAGATTGAAAAAAATAAAATATTTCTTGTTTTTCCATCTAAATTAGGAAATTATAATTTTTTGTTAATTCAAACACATTTTTTTAAATATTTTAAAGAAAAATTCAATTATCCGCATTTAGAATTTGAAATAGTGAAAAAAAATTCAAGTACAATAGAACAATATAATCTTTTATATCATAAAAATAAATTAATAGAAACATTAATAGAACGATTGAATTTAAAAATTTCTTCTTATGAAATACAAGGAAAAAAAAAATTCTTGTAA
- a CDS encoding tetratricopeptide repeat protein, with product MSKYSKIVLFLFIFLGSIFSFFQKNYLYGCILLLVSLIPVFLIFRNEFLLLAFLKIQKKDMKGLKKYLEYVKNPKLQLTKNQMAYYYFLNGILYSENNIFQSENYMQKALDLGLKFKPNIAIAKFNLAIASLSKGNKKRAECLLLEAQKMDISGLLHDQIQIIKIQMKKINIGNINRPNPYVRKKF from the coding sequence ATGAGTAAATATTCAAAAATAGTATTGTTTCTGTTTATTTTTTTAGGATCTATTTTTTCATTTTTTCAAAAAAATTATTTATATGGATGTATTCTACTTTTAGTAAGTCTAATTCCTGTTTTTCTTATTTTTAGGAATGAATTTTTATTATTAGCCTTTCTTAAAATACAAAAAAAGGACATGAAAGGATTAAAAAAATATTTAGAATATGTTAAAAACCCTAAATTACAATTAACTAAAAACCAGATGGCTTATTATTATTTTTTGAATGGAATTTTATATTCAGAAAATAATATTTTTCAGTCAGAAAATTATATGCAAAAAGCTTTAGATTTAGGACTAAAATTTAAACCAAATATAGCTATAGCCAAATTTAATTTGGCTATAGCATCCTTATCAAAAGGAAATAAAAAAAGAGCCGAATGTTTACTATTAGAGGCACAAAAAATGGATATTTCTGGTTTATTACATGATCAAATTCAAATCATAAAAATACAAATGAAAAAAATAAATATCGGAAATATAAACAGACCTAATCCTTATGTTAGGAAAAAATTTTAG
- the sucC gene encoding ADP-forming succinate--CoA ligase subunit beta: protein MNLHEYQGREILNFFSIQVPDGMIASSPEEAVKVAKIIFKKTEKNSLVIKAQIHAGGRGKAGGIQIVKNLDEVYEKSKNILGKFLITPQTSKKGELVRKILLSEDVYFYESAPPIEYYLSILLNRDIEKNIILYSKEGGVNIEDISKKNPNQIYTEVIDPILGLQLFQTKKIGFNLGIHDNESLKNFSLFLLSLYKAYITFDTLLLEINPLIKTFDQKLIPVDIKMILDDNALFRHKKYNLIRDDIIDEIEREAYEAKLNFLKLEGNVGCMVNGAGLAMATMDMIKFCGGVPANFLDIGGSADLERVEKAFYLILKDKSVKTILINIFGGIVRCDTVAKGIINSFSKIHQDIKVPVVVRLQGTNDKLAKKLIQKSLFPIYSTDTLEEAADKIQEILYLK from the coding sequence ATGAATTTACATGAATACCAAGGTAGAGAAATATTAAATTTTTTTTCCATTCAAGTTCCTGATGGGATGATTGCTTCTTCTCCTGAAGAAGCTGTGAAAGTAGCTAAAATTATTTTTAAAAAAACTGAAAAAAATTCTTTAGTGATTAAAGCTCAAATTCATGCTGGAGGAAGAGGAAAAGCTGGAGGTATTCAAATAGTAAAAAATTTGGATGAAGTTTATGAAAAATCAAAAAATATTTTAGGAAAATTCCTAATAACTCCCCAAACTTCTAAAAAGGGAGAATTAGTTCGAAAAATTTTGTTGTCTGAAGATGTTTATTTTTATGAATCTGCTCCTCCTATAGAATATTATTTATCCATATTATTAAATCGTGATATAGAAAAAAATATAATTCTTTACTCTAAAGAAGGAGGAGTAAATATAGAAGATATTTCAAAAAAAAATCCAAATCAAATATATACAGAAGTTATAGATCCGATATTAGGACTTCAATTGTTTCAAACAAAAAAAATTGGTTTCAATTTAGGTATTCATGATAATGAATCTTTGAAAAACTTTAGCTTGTTTCTGTTATCACTTTATAAAGCTTATATTACTTTTGATACTTTGTTGTTAGAAATCAATCCTTTAATTAAAACATTTGATCAAAAACTGATACCAGTTGATATAAAAATGATTTTAGATGATAATGCTTTGTTTCGTCATAAAAAATATAATTTGATCCGTGATGATATTATTGATGAAATTGAAAGAGAAGCATATGAAGCTAAATTAAATTTTTTAAAACTGGAAGGAAATGTAGGATGTATGGTAAATGGAGCTGGATTAGCAATGGCTACTATGGATATGATTAAATTTTGTGGAGGAGTCCCTGCTAACTTTTTAGATATTGGAGGTTCTGCGGATCTAGAACGTGTAGAGAAAGCTTTTTATCTGATATTAAAGGATAAATCTGTAAAAACAATATTAATCAATATATTTGGAGGAATTGTACGTTGTGATACGGTTGCAAAAGGAATTATAAATTCTTTTTCTAAGATTCATCAGGATATTAAAGTTCCTGTTGTTGTTCGTTTACAAGGAACAAATGATAAATTGGCAAAAAAATTAATTCAAAAAAGTTTATTTCCTATTTATTCTACTGATACTTTAGAAGAAGCAGCTGATAAAATTCAAGAAATTTTGTATCTAAAATAA
- a CDS encoding alpha/beta hydrolase, with translation MLLKNQLSIKHIIKKTVCGNEKTLFLMIHGYGSNEKDLFSFQKDIPENFFIISIQGIYSVGTNKYSWYDIDFDNKNQFINIIQAKKTIEKISFFIHEAIEEYKLENNPVWICGFSQGAILSYAIALKNSDKIKKVIALSGYLENRILPKQINHYSDLEFFISHGKYDPIIPVNWAKKGLKFLKEKKILSFYKEYESGHTLNHLNYQDLINWIKEKHIKNKSKYES, from the coding sequence ATGCTTTTAAAAAATCAACTTTCTATTAAACATATTATAAAAAAAACCGTCTGTGGAAATGAAAAGACACTCTTTTTGATGATTCACGGATATGGAAGCAATGAAAAAGATCTTTTTTCTTTTCAAAAAGATATTCCAGAAAATTTTTTTATAATTAGTATTCAAGGTATCTATTCAGTTGGAACAAATAAATATTCTTGGTATGATATAGACTTTGATAATAAAAACCAATTTATTAACATAATACAGGCTAAAAAAACCATTGAAAAAATATCATTTTTCATCCATGAAGCCATAGAAGAATATAAATTGGAAAACAATCCAGTATGGATATGTGGGTTTAGTCAAGGAGCTATTCTAAGTTATGCGATAGCATTAAAAAATTCTGATAAAATAAAAAAAGTAATCGCTTTAAGTGGATATTTAGAAAATCGTATTTTGCCAAAACAAATTAATCATTATTCCGATTTAGAATTTTTTATATCTCATGGAAAATATGATCCTATAATTCCTGTAAATTGGGCAAAAAAAGGATTAAAATTTTTAAAGGAAAAAAAAATACTTTCTTTTTATAAAGAGTATGAATCTGGACATACTTTAAATCATTTAAATTATCAAGATCTTATTAATTGGATTAAAGAAAAACATATAAAAAATAAATCAAAATATGAATCATGA
- a CDS encoding 2-oxoglutarate dehydrogenase E1 component, producing the protein MNDRYSFLNAIHFKDIEFLYNQYQKNPNSIESSWSAFFYGFDFGIKNYNNVTKLGKDNIIQKEFLVLNLIHDYRKRGHFFTNTNPIRKRRKHFPSLDLKNFGLSEKELDTYFEVGKLIGIGKTSLKNIISHLKNIYCGPIGIEYMYIYNPEKIQWIEKWFLEKKFQFLPEEKKFFLKKLNEAVTFENFIHNKFVGQKRFSIEGNESTLPALEEMIEYASSKYFTEDFIIGMSHRGRINILSNFFQKDYSQIFIEFQGKEYKEKTFSGDVKYHLGFSKNRKTRENRDVKIYLVPNPSHLESVDAIVEGITRAKIDIIYNQNSNSEKIIPILIHGDAALSGQGIVYEVLQFSQLKGYKTGGTIHMVMNNQIGFTTNSTEGRSSIYCTDIAKILMSPVLHVNADDVESVIRAIYFAVDFRMRYHEDIFIDLLGYRKYGHNEGDEPRFTQPSLYKAISQHSNSYNLYRKKLEQEEIISNDDVKNMEKKYENILHVKYNETSNIKWNVLNSFLEEEWKNFPIVYKNEEIFKEVETQFPIEKIIKISHKIFSLPKKKKFFRKTELIFQKRLEMIQKKLVDWSMAELLSYGTLLYEGIHIRLSGEDVARGTFSQRHAVIKTEEEEEIILLNKICTKQGKIQIFNSPLSEYGVLGFDYGYAMYSPHVLTLWEAQFGDFVNGGQIIIDQYISSGENKWKIRNGIVLLLPHGYEGQGPEHSSARIERYLQLCANNNLFVVNCTTPANFYHLIRRQMKLKYRKPLIIFTPKSLLRNKKCLSPIKDLSMGKFQEILDDPYVKDIKKITKLIFCSGKIYYELLNRKESILDEKTALIRIEQIYPLKIEKIKELLEKYKNKKEIFWVQEEPENMGLWSFILRKLGNMISFNLIAPSESSSPSTGSYIDFFRIQNKILKKAFL; encoded by the coding sequence ATGAATGATAGATATTCTTTTCTAAATGCCATTCATTTTAAAGATATAGAATTTCTATATAATCAGTATCAAAAAAATCCTAATTCAATAGAATCAAGTTGGAGTGCTTTTTTTTATGGATTCGATTTTGGAATAAAAAACTATAACAACGTTACAAAATTAGGAAAAGATAATATCATACAAAAAGAATTTTTAGTATTGAATTTAATTCACGATTATAGAAAAAGAGGTCATTTTTTCACGAATACAAATCCTATACGAAAAAGAAGAAAGCATTTTCCTTCTTTAGATTTAAAAAATTTTGGATTATCTGAAAAGGAATTAGATACATATTTTGAAGTTGGAAAATTAATAGGGATAGGAAAAACTTCATTAAAAAATATAATTAGTCATCTAAAAAATATTTATTGTGGACCTATAGGAATAGAATACATGTATATTTATAATCCTGAAAAAATTCAATGGATTGAAAAATGGTTTTTAGAAAAAAAATTCCAATTTCTTCCAGAAGAAAAAAAATTTTTTTTGAAAAAATTAAATGAAGCAGTTACATTTGAAAATTTTATTCATAACAAATTTGTAGGACAAAAAAGATTTTCTATAGAAGGAAATGAATCTACATTACCTGCATTGGAAGAAATGATCGAATATGCATCCAGTAAATATTTTACTGAAGATTTTATAATTGGAATGTCACATAGAGGTCGTATAAATATACTTTCTAATTTTTTTCAAAAAGATTATTCTCAAATATTTATCGAATTTCAAGGAAAAGAATATAAAGAAAAAACTTTTTCCGGAGATGTAAAATATCATTTAGGATTTTCAAAAAACAGAAAAACTCGTGAAAATAGAGATGTTAAAATCTATTTGGTTCCTAATCCTTCTCATTTAGAATCTGTAGATGCTATTGTAGAAGGAATTACACGTGCTAAAATAGATATCATCTATAATCAAAATAGTAATTCTGAAAAAATCATTCCTATTTTGATTCATGGAGATGCGGCATTATCCGGTCAAGGAATTGTATATGAAGTTCTTCAATTCTCTCAATTAAAAGGATATAAAACTGGAGGTACCATTCATATGGTAATGAATAATCAAATAGGATTTACTACGAATTCTACTGAAGGTCGTTCCAGTATATATTGTACCGATATTGCCAAAATTCTGATGTCTCCCGTATTACATGTTAACGCGGATGATGTAGAATCTGTTATTCGAGCTATTTATTTTGCTGTAGATTTTAGAATGCGTTATCATGAAGATATTTTCATAGATTTATTGGGATATAGAAAATATGGACATAATGAAGGAGATGAACCAAGATTTACTCAACCTTCTTTATATAAAGCAATTTCACAACATTCTAACTCTTACAACTTATACAGAAAAAAATTGGAACAAGAAGAAATTATTAGTAATGATGATGTAAAAAATATGGAAAAAAAATATGAAAATATTCTTCATGTAAAATATAATGAAACAAGTAATATTAAATGGAACGTATTGAATTCTTTTTTAGAAGAAGAATGGAAAAATTTTCCTATAGTATATAAAAATGAAGAAATCTTTAAAGAAGTAGAAACACAATTTCCCATAGAAAAAATTATAAAGATATCTCATAAAATTTTTTCTCTTCCTAAAAAGAAAAAATTTTTTAGAAAAACGGAATTGATTTTTCAAAAAAGATTAGAAATGATTCAAAAAAAATTGGTAGATTGGAGTATGGCAGAACTACTATCTTATGGTACTCTTTTATATGAAGGAATTCATATTCGTTTATCAGGAGAAGACGTGGCAAGAGGTACGTTTTCTCAACGTCATGCTGTTATTAAAACAGAAGAAGAAGAAGAAATTATTCTTCTTAATAAAATCTGTACAAAACAAGGAAAAATACAAATTTTTAATTCTCCTCTCTCAGAATATGGAGTTTTAGGTTTTGATTATGGATATGCCATGTATTCTCCTCATGTTTTAACTTTGTGGGAAGCTCAATTTGGAGATTTTGTAAATGGAGGACAAATCATAATAGATCAATATATTTCTTCTGGAGAAAATAAATGGAAAATTAGAAATGGAATTGTATTGTTATTACCTCATGGATATGAAGGACAAGGCCCAGAACATTCTTCTGCACGCATTGAACGTTATTTACAACTTTGTGCTAACAACAACTTATTTGTAGTCAATTGTACTACTCCAGCTAATTTTTATCATCTTATAAGAAGACAAATGAAATTAAAATATAGAAAACCTCTTATTATTTTTACTCCTAAAAGTCTGCTTAGAAATAAGAAATGTTTATCTCCAATAAAAGATCTTTCTATGGGAAAGTTTCAGGAAATATTGGATGATCCTTATGTAAAGGATATCAAAAAAATTACAAAATTAATTTTTTGTTCTGGAAAGATTTATTATGAATTGCTCAATAGAAAAGAATCTATTCTAGATGAAAAAACCGCATTAATTCGCATAGAACAAATTTATCCATTAAAAATAGAGAAAATCAAGGAACTTTTAGAAAAATATAAAAATAAAAAAGAAATTTTTTGGGTACAAGAAGAACCAGAAAACATGGGATTGTGGAGTTTTATTTTAAGAAAATTAGGAAATATGATTTCATTTAATTTAATAGCTCCATCTGAAAGCTCTAGTCCGTCTACAGGATCTTATATTGATTTTTTTAGAATTCAAAATAAAATATTAAAAAAAGCTTTTCTTTGA